One region of Culex pipiens pallens isolate TS chromosome 2, TS_CPP_V2, whole genome shotgun sequence genomic DNA includes:
- the LOC120421369 gene encoding collagenase-like, with product MKGFALLAVLCILGAQAVPDRSSRIINGHSAPHQPYNAYVLYLNNANAGFFGGGSLISDRHVVTSAQNIQGFVRWDVGLGSNIFTQLTTISSNQAIAHPNFAAATRANDIGIITLPASIVFTSTVSPIALPAANYPVTLPLENEQGNVVGFGFTTGASTTRADFAHRAFQRVTINTRCQQFFQITIPNHFCAEDSIDRSNVCNGDIGAGFVTNIRGIPTLTGVASLITHSCDSQSPTGFTRVMTYRAWIQQVTQV from the exons ATGAAGGGATTTGCATTGCTCGCAGTTTTGTGCATTTTGGGCGCTCAGGCCGTGCCCGATCGCTCCAGCCGGATCATCAACGGACACAGCGCGCCGCACCAGCCGTACAACGCCTATGTGCTGTACCTGAACAACGCCAACGCCGGATTCTTTGGCGGTGGTTCGCTGATCTCCGACCGTCATGTTGTCACCTCTGCCCAGAACATTCAAGG ATTTGTCCGGTGGGACGTTGGACTGGGAAGCAACATTTTCACACAGCTGACGACGATCAGCTCCAACCAGGCCATCGCTCATCCCAACTTTGCGGCCGCAACCCGCGCCAACGACATCGGCATCATCACCCTGCCGGCGTCCATCGTCTTCACCTCGACCGTGTCTCCGATTGCGCTACCCGCTGCCAACTACCCGGTCACGCTGCCCCTGGAGAACGAGCAAGGCAACGTTGTTGGATTCGGATTCACCACCGGAGCTT CGACCACTCGTGCCGATTTCGCCCACCGTGCCTTCCAGCGAGTTACGATCAACACCCGCTGTCAGCAGTTTTTCCAGATCACCATCCCGAACCACTTCTGCGCCGAGGATAGCATCGACCGGTCGAACGTGTGCAACGGAGATATCGGAGCTGGCTTCGTGACCAACATCCGCGGCATTCCGACCCTCACTGGAGTGGCCTCGCTGATCACGCACAGCTGCGACTCGCAGAGCCCGACCGGTTTCACCCGTGTCATGACCTACCGAGCATGGATCCAGCAGGTGACCCAGGTTTAA